TGATTGCAACCCCGATACATTCGATTGGGATATTCTCCCGGATAACATTCAATATATGGCCAATGCTGTCGGACGTCAGGCAATGCTGACGTTATCTTTCGTTCTTGGAGGAAGAGAACTCTATATTCCTCATCAGATTCGAAGCGATCATGCCTTATCTCATCTTCTTGGAAAGGATGCTGCGGAGCGTTTATCTGAGTATTATGGGGGAGAAAAAATATTCATTCCCACACGCAGTGTATTTGTCCGTCAAGATCGTGACCGGCGTATTCTGGAAGCATACACACGTGGTGATTCCATTTCAAAAATGGCACGTGAATTTCGTACGTCAAGAAAAACAATACGTTTTGTTCTTCTTCGGTACGAAGAGTGATTGGTGGTACAAGGTACCACTTATGAAAAAATAAAAAGTGCGTATTGTAAGACCATATTGAACGACACGAACTCAACAATAACCATGGCAATGCATACAATGACTGAAAAGATGCGTCGATTTTTCGAAGAGTACGAGAAGGACAAAAATCCTGTTCAGGCTGCGTTGCGTGCCGGCTACAGTCCACGTTCGGCCGCGTCGACAGCAAAAAAACTGTTGAAACGGGTGGAGTCGCTATCATCGGTCGATCAAGCGGTTTCGACTTCTGCTGCCTCACCATCGCAGGAAGCTCCGTCACAGCTCGATCGTAATGCCATTGTTCAGGGTTTGTTGCTCGAAGCCACGACAGGTGAACAACAAAGCTCCCGCATTAAAGCCTGGGAGTTGCTCGCCAAGCATCTTGGACTGTTGAGTGAGAAATCCGCGGAGTCGCAGGCTATGACCGTTACGTTTGACATCGATTTGGGGGATTCCCGTCATGAACGCCGTCACGATTAATTACTCCGCTTCGCCGGTGCTCCGTCATTTTCATAAAAGCGATGCCTTTGTTCGTGGCGTCATGGGGCCGATCGGCTCCGGGAAGTCTTCGGCCATGTGTCTTGAATTACTGGTGCGTGGGTTACGTCAGGTGCCCGGCCCCGACAAGGTGAGACGGACGCGATTCGCCATTATTCGGAATTCTTACCCTGAGTTGAAATCCACGACGATAAAAACATTTTCCGACTGGGTACCCGAGTCCATTTGCCCCATAAAAGGGGGAGCTCCCATTTCTGGACGAATGCGCCTTCCGCTTGGTGATGGGACACGGATCGATATGGAGTTGCTTTTCTTGGCACTCGATCATCCTGACGATGCGAAAAAATTGTTGTCCCTTGAATTGACGGGAGCGTGGGTCAATGAAGCCCGTGAGATTGATAAATCGATTATCGATGCTCTCACCGGTCGTGTCGGCCGATACCCGGCCAAACGGCATGGAGGACCGTCTTGGTCTGGCGTCATCATGGACACAAACCCACCCGACGACGAGCATTGGTGGTACGTGCTTGCTGAAGTTGAAAAGCCCAAGGGGTTTTCCTTTTATCGGCAGCCCGGAGCGTTGTTGCGCCAAAACGGGAGATATGTCCCGAACCCTGAAGCCGAAAATGCTGAGCATCAACCTCTTGGCTATGAGTATTGGTTACGTCAAGTCGATGGGAAACCGGCCGATTGGATCGATGTCTACATTCTCGGGCGATACGGAACCACCCGATTCGGGCATCCGGTGTATCCGGAATATGACGATACGATCCATCTTGCGACCGATAGTCTTGAACCTATGCCCGAGATTCCCTGTATTCTCGGTTGGGACTTCGGCCTTACTCCGGCATGCGTCATCACTCAAACAACACCGAGCGGACGGTTTACGGTGCTGTACGAATTGGAAAGCGAAAGCATGGGTATTCGTCAGTTTGCCAATGAGATCGTGAAACCATTTCTTGCCGAGCGTGGCTTGTCAACGTCCTTTCTCTCGGTCGGTGATCCGGCTGGAGCGGCTCGGTCGCAAACCGATGGTCGAACGTGTCTCGAAGAACTGCATAAAGCCGGTATTCCCACTCGACCGGCACCGACCAATAGTTTTCTTGCCCGACGCGAGGCCGTTGCCGGTTTCTTGCTTCGCAGCCTCGATGGGGCTCCGGGGTTTGTCCTGTCACCGGCCTGCAAAACACTGCGGAAAGGGTTTCTCTCCGGGTATCATTACGGACAAAAACTGTCGGGAGAACCGGAGCGACCGGCAAAAAATCGATTTAGTCACCCACATGATGCGCTCCAATACGCGGCGCTTTTGGCCGAGCACAACTCGTTACGACGTCGGCCCGTTACGCAACGCCGTCGTCATGCTCCGGCAGAGAGTGTGGCCGGATATTGACGGAGAGAATTGTTTTTTTAGCGGCGTAAAAAGCGTTGTGAAATCCATTTGAGAGTCGTTCAAGACGTTTCCATGAAGAACGACGTACTCAGACGAACGTGAACATGAAAGGGAAAGATATGACGGGACTACCGCAATATATTTTGTCGCTGTTTACGCAAGCCGAAGCAGAACGCCGTGAAATTGAAGATCGCTGGTTGCAGGATTTACGGCAGTATAAAGGGGTATACGATCCCGAAGTCGAGTCACGACTTCATCCCCGTCGGAGTCGAGCCTATATTCGGCTGACCCGGGCTAAAGTCCGATCAATCGATGCCCGGTTATCTGACTTGTTGTTCCCCGGTTCCGGAGAAAAAAATTGGGCTTTGGCACCGACCCCAACACCGGAACTGGCATTTGCTTCCGCGTCGGCCGTCGCACAATCCGCACCGACAGGAGCTGATGAACACCAGGTCAGAGGGGCAATCCTTGAAACGGCTCGGCAAGCATGTGAGCGGATGAGTCGAGAAATCGAAGATCAACTCGACGAGGCTGGCTACGCCGATATTATTCGCGACGTAATACACTCGGGGAATTTGTACGGAACCGGAGTGCTCAAAGGCCCGCTCGTAGCCGCATCCGCGACGGTTGGTTGGAGTCAGCACAATGGCAGGTGGCATCTCGAACCGCGAAAACGGCTTCGGCCCTACGTTGAATTCGTACCGTTGTGGGATTTGTATCCCGACATGAGTGCGTCGTGCATGACGAATTGCCGGTATGTTTTTCAACGGCATCGTTTCACCAAAGCCGATCTCTCCGATATGGCCGGGCGTGAAGATTTCTTTGGAGAGTCCATCACTGAGCATCTGCGGGCCTATCCACATGGCGATGCCGATGACAAAAATCATGAAACGTTGTTGCGCGACCTCTCCGATGCATCGCGGATCGGAGTGAGTGACCGAGACTCCGGTCGTTATGAAATGCTGGAATTTTGGGGGTATGCTTCGGGAGAATTGCTTGAACCATATTTCTTGGAGGCGGAATTCAATCCAGAGTGCGACTATCGCATCAATGCGTATGTCCTCGGGCAAAATGTCGTCAAACTCGTTGTGGATCCATTGTCGGGACATGATTGGCCGTTCTATTTCTACTATTATGAAAAAGACGAAACCGGAATTTTCGGGGAAGGTGCTGCGCGTATCATGCGTGATCCGCAGTTGCTCTTCAATGCTTCCATCCGGGCCATGCTCGACAATGCTGCGATCTGTGCCGGCCCACAAATCGAAGTGAATCAGGATCTGTTACCGGAAAATGAAGACCCGACCGATATTCATC
Above is a genomic segment from Desulfovibrio inopinatus DSM 10711 containing:
- a CDS encoding Mor transcription activator family protein — translated: MTDSVFMNHHALDCNPDTFDWDILPDNIQYMANAVGRQAMLTLSFVLGGRELYIPHQIRSDHALSHLLGKDAAERLSEYYGGEKIFIPTRSVFVRQDRDRRILEAYTRGDSISKMAREFRTSRKTIRFVLLRYEE
- a CDS encoding terminase small subunit, with the translated sequence MAMHTMTEKMRRFFEEYEKDKNPVQAALRAGYSPRSAASTAKKLLKRVESLSSVDQAVSTSAASPSQEAPSQLDRNAIVQGLLLEATTGEQQSSRIKAWELLAKHLGLLSEKSAESQAMTVTFDIDLGDSRHERRHD
- a CDS encoding portal protein — its product is MKGKDMTGLPQYILSLFTQAEAERREIEDRWLQDLRQYKGVYDPEVESRLHPRRSRAYIRLTRAKVRSIDARLSDLLFPGSGEKNWALAPTPTPELAFASASAVAQSAPTGADEHQVRGAILETARQACERMSREIEDQLDEAGYADIIRDVIHSGNLYGTGVLKGPLVAASATVGWSQHNGRWHLEPRKRLRPYVEFVPLWDLYPDMSASCMTNCRYVFQRHRFTKADLSDMAGREDFFGESITEHLRAYPHGDADDKNHETLLRDLSDASRIGVSDRDSGRYEMLEFWGYASGELLEPYFLEAEFNPECDYRINAYVLGQNVVKLVVDPLSGHDWPFYFYYYEKDETGIFGEGAARIMRDPQLLFNASIRAMLDNAAICAGPQIEVNQDLLPENEDPTDIHPFRVWLRSGAGLDSQYPAVRVSTMPSYTQEFLTMAEMFSTYIHETTAVPKLNPDDFSSPASQTMRGLSMLMGAAGVTLKDQVRLFDEGITKPFLTALYHWNMALNPRADIKGDFSVKPLGWTSLVAKEIFVEQLDAFAKFTTNELDAPYIHRGELLRRMAASRNLGHGIVKSEEEMQGEREASGTKE